In a genomic window of Amycolatopsis japonica:
- a CDS encoding aconitate hydratase has product MTAPASKDSFGAKDTLKVGDSSYEVFRLNKVEGSQRLPYSLKILLENLLRTEDGANITADHIRALGNWDAKADPSIEIQFTPARVIMQDFTGVPCVVDLATMREAVTDLGGDPDKVNPLAPAELVIDHSVIIDVFGRADAFERNVEIEYERNRERYQFLRWGQGAFDEFKVVPPGTGIVHQVNIEHLARTVMARNGQAYPDSCVGTDSHTTMVNGLGVLGWGVGGIEAEAAMLGQPVSMLIPRVVGFKLTGEIPTGVTATDVVLTITEMLRKHGVVSKFVEFYGESVGAVPLANRATIGNMSPEFGSTAAIFPIDEETVRYLKLTGRSEEQVALVEAYAKEQGLWHDPSHEPEYSEYLELDLSTVVPSIAGPKRPQDRIELTDAKNSFRKSIHDYVGGEQVPHTNVDEAVEESFPASDPAALSFKDEGAVDIQSAANGHSGRPTNPIKVSTSDRGEFILDHGAVVIASITSCTNTSNPSVMLGAALLARNAVDKGLAVKPWVKTSMAPGSQVVTDYYDKAGLWPYLEKLGYHLVGYGCTTCIGNSGPLSDEISAAIQENDLTAVSVLSGNRNFEGRINPDVKMNYLASPPLVIAYALAGTMDFDFEAQPLGQDSDGNDVFLKDIWPSAKEIQETIDYAITQEMFTKDYADVFDGGERWKSLPTPEGKTFDWDAESTYVRKPPYFEGMQAEPAPVTDIAGARVLAKLGDSVTTDHISPAGAIKPGTPAAQYLTEHGVEKKDFNSYGSRRGNHEVMIRGTFANIRLRNQLLDDVQGGYTRDFTQADAPQAFIYDAAQNYAAQDIPLVVLGGKEYGSGSSRDWAAKGTSLLGVRAVITESFERIHRSNLIGMGVIPLQFPAGESASSLGLDGTETFDISGITKLNDGETPRTVHVTATKTDGTKVEFDADVRIDTPGEADYYRNGGILQYVLRKMTQA; this is encoded by the coding sequence GTGACCGCACCCGCCAGCAAGGACAGCTTCGGCGCCAAAGACACGCTGAAGGTGGGCGACTCCTCCTACGAGGTTTTCCGCCTGAACAAGGTCGAGGGCTCCCAGCGCCTTCCCTACAGCTTGAAGATCCTGCTCGAGAACCTGCTGCGGACCGAGGACGGCGCGAACATCACCGCCGACCACATCCGCGCGCTCGGCAACTGGGACGCCAAGGCCGACCCGTCGATCGAGATCCAGTTCACGCCCGCCCGCGTGATCATGCAGGACTTCACCGGCGTGCCCTGTGTCGTCGACCTCGCCACCATGCGCGAGGCCGTCACCGACCTCGGCGGCGACCCGGACAAGGTCAACCCGCTCGCCCCCGCCGAACTGGTCATCGACCACTCCGTCATCATCGACGTCTTCGGCCGCGCCGACGCCTTCGAGCGCAACGTCGAGATCGAATACGAGCGCAACCGCGAGCGCTACCAGTTCCTGCGCTGGGGCCAGGGCGCCTTCGACGAGTTCAAGGTCGTCCCGCCGGGCACCGGCATCGTGCACCAGGTCAACATCGAGCACCTCGCGCGCACGGTGATGGCCCGCAACGGCCAGGCGTACCCCGACTCCTGCGTCGGCACCGACTCGCACACCACCATGGTCAACGGCCTCGGCGTGCTGGGCTGGGGCGTCGGCGGCATCGAGGCCGAGGCCGCCATGCTGGGCCAGCCGGTCTCCATGCTCATCCCGCGCGTCGTCGGCTTCAAGCTCACCGGCGAGATCCCGACCGGCGTGACCGCCACCGACGTCGTGCTCACCATCACCGAGATGCTGCGCAAGCACGGCGTGGTCAGCAAGTTCGTCGAGTTCTACGGCGAGAGCGTCGGCGCGGTGCCGCTGGCGAACCGCGCCACCATCGGCAACATGAGCCCCGAGTTCGGCTCCACCGCGGCGATCTTCCCGATCGACGAGGAGACCGTCCGCTACCTCAAGCTCACCGGCCGCTCCGAGGAGCAGGTCGCGCTCGTCGAGGCCTACGCCAAGGAGCAGGGCCTCTGGCACGACCCGTCGCACGAGCCGGAGTACTCCGAGTACCTCGAGCTGGACCTGTCGACGGTCGTCCCGTCGATCGCCGGCCCGAAGCGCCCGCAGGACCGCATCGAGCTCACCGACGCGAAGAACTCGTTCCGCAAGTCGATCCACGACTACGTGGGCGGCGAGCAGGTCCCGCACACCAACGTGGACGAGGCCGTCGAGGAGTCCTTCCCGGCCAGTGACCCGGCCGCCCTGTCCTTCAAGGACGAGGGCGCGGTCGACATCCAGTCGGCGGCGAACGGCCACAGCGGCCGCCCGACCAACCCGATCAAGGTCAGCACCTCGGACCGCGGCGAGTTCATCCTCGACCACGGCGCCGTGGTGATCGCCTCGATCACCTCGTGCACCAACACCTCCAACCCGTCGGTCATGCTCGGCGCGGCGCTGCTCGCGCGGAACGCGGTCGACAAGGGCCTCGCGGTCAAGCCGTGGGTCAAGACCTCCATGGCGCCGGGTTCGCAGGTCGTCACCGACTACTACGACAAGGCCGGTCTCTGGCCGTATCTGGAGAAGCTGGGCTACCACCTGGTCGGCTACGGCTGCACCACCTGCATCGGCAACTCCGGCCCGCTCTCGGACGAGATCTCCGCCGCGATCCAGGAGAACGACCTCACCGCGGTTTCGGTGCTCTCGGGCAACCGGAACTTCGAAGGCCGCATCAACCCCGACGTGAAGATGAACTACCTCGCGTCGCCGCCGCTGGTCATCGCGTACGCGCTCGCCGGCACGATGGACTTCGACTTCGAGGCCCAGCCGCTCGGCCAGGACTCCGACGGCAACGACGTCTTCCTGAAGGACATCTGGCCGTCGGCCAAGGAGATCCAGGAGACCATCGACTACGCGATCACGCAGGAGATGTTCACCAAGGACTACGCCGACGTCTTCGACGGTGGCGAGCGGTGGAAGTCGCTGCCGACCCCCGAGGGCAAGACCTTCGACTGGGACGCGGAGTCCACCTACGTCCGGAAGCCCCCGTACTTCGAGGGCATGCAGGCGGAGCCCGCCCCGGTCACCGACATCGCCGGCGCGCGCGTGCTGGCGAAGCTGGGCGACTCGGTCACCACCGACCACATCTCCCCCGCCGGCGCGATCAAGCCGGGCACCCCGGCCGCGCAGTACCTGACCGAGCACGGCGTGGAGAAGAAGGACTTCAACTCCTACGGCTCGCGTCGCGGTAACCACGAGGTCATGATCCGCGGCACCTTCGCGAACATCCGGCTGCGCAACCAGCTGCTGGACGACGTGCAGGGCGGCTACACCCGCGACTTCACCCAGGCCGACGCCCCGCAGGCGTTCATCTACGACGCGGCGCAGAACTACGCGGCGCAGGACATCCCGCTGGTCGTCCTGGGCGGCAAGGAGTACGGCTCCGGTTCGTCCCGTGACTGGGCGGCCAAGGGCACGAGCCTGCTGGGCGTGCGTGCGGTGATCACCGAGTCGTTCGAGCGCATCCACCGGTCGAACCTGATCGGCATGGGCGTCATCCCGCTGCAGTTCCCGGCGGGCGAGTCGGCCTCGTCGCTCGGCCTCGACGGCACCGAGACGTTCGACATCTCGGGCATCACGAAGCTGAACGACGGCGAGACCCCGCGCACGGTCCACGTCACCGCGACGAAAACCGACGGCACCAAGGTGGAGTTCGACGCGGACGTCCGCATCGACACCCCGGGTGAAGCGGACTACTACCGCAACGGCGGCATCCTGCAGTACGTCCTGCGGAAGATGACCCAGGCGTAA
- a CDS encoding alpha/beta fold hydrolase — MTHGRIPVENGELAYEIRGEGDPVVLLHGGMLDSRMWDAEMSELSRRHTAIRYDARGHGESSTPTERFRHYEDLRALMTALDLPRASLVGLSGGGRIAVDFALTYPEQVENLVLVATGLSAMVTKDPFVLEQNKKLEEAGARGDLPAAIECILRMWVDGPRRAPTEVDQRVRLLCQEMYTQTIVRHGLAGFTLMDELRAIERVGELTPRTLTLVGDLDSTDIIAIADQIENEARDARKLVVPGVAHMINLEKPGEFSGILLDFLSCS; from the coding sequence ATGACCCACGGTCGAATCCCGGTCGAGAACGGCGAGCTCGCGTACGAGATCCGGGGCGAGGGTGATCCCGTCGTCCTGCTCCACGGCGGCATGCTCGACTCCCGGATGTGGGATGCCGAGATGAGCGAACTCAGCCGGCGTCACACCGCCATCCGGTACGACGCGCGCGGACACGGCGAGTCGTCCACGCCGACGGAACGGTTCAGGCACTACGAGGATCTCCGCGCGCTGATGACCGCGCTGGACCTCCCCCGCGCGTCACTGGTCGGCTTGTCCGGCGGTGGGCGGATCGCGGTCGATTTCGCGCTGACGTATCCGGAGCAGGTCGAGAACCTCGTCCTCGTCGCGACCGGCCTCAGCGCGATGGTGACGAAGGATCCCTTCGTCCTGGAACAGAACAAGAAACTCGAAGAGGCGGGCGCCCGGGGCGATCTTCCCGCCGCCATCGAGTGCATCCTGCGCATGTGGGTGGACGGGCCCCGGCGGGCGCCCACGGAAGTCGATCAGCGGGTCCGGCTGCTGTGCCAGGAGATGTACACGCAGACGATCGTGCGCCACGGGCTCGCCGGCTTCACGCTGATGGACGAGCTACGGGCCATCGAGCGCGTCGGCGAGCTGACCCCGCGCACCCTGACCTTGGTGGGGGATCTGGATTCCACGGACATCATCGCCATCGCGGACCAGATCGAAAACGAGGCGCGCGACGCCCGGAAACTGGTCGTCCCCGGGGTCGCGCACATGATCAATCTGGAGAAGCCCGGCGAGTTCTCCGGGATATTGCTGGACTTCCTGTCCTGCTCGTGA